The following are encoded in a window of Manduca sexta isolate Smith_Timp_Sample1 chromosome 16, JHU_Msex_v1.0, whole genome shotgun sequence genomic DNA:
- the LOC115452085 gene encoding LOW QUALITY PROTEIN: ER membrane protein complex subunit 7 (The sequence of the model RefSeq protein was modified relative to this genomic sequence to represent the inferred CDS: inserted 1 base in 1 codon) encodes MKDFISLLITICAFGYGLGAVNPSDEDVGNGRYVIEGKVFPPDELEHTVWQVDTRVHVNGGEYIGFIRDDGVFVIHNVPSGSYVVEIIHPDYMYEPVRVEINSKGKYRARKVNYIQTSQVIQVPYPLRMKPLSRFRYFQVREQWRLTDFLFNPMVIMMVLPLLLIMVLPKMMNDPXTKEDLKQISNLTKMTEMPEMSEMFTNLFSGGAPAKPASSKAKQLKKRQ; translated from the exons ATGAAAGATTTCATATCGTTACTCATCACTATCTGTGCTTTCGGTTATGGCCTCGGTGCGGTCAATCCTAGCGACGAAGATGTAGGAAACGGCAGATATGTGATCGAAGGCAAGGTGTTCCCACCCGACGAGCTCGAGCATACTGTCTGGCAGGTGGACACACGCGTACACGTCAATGGTGGAGAGTACATCGGCTTCATACGGGATGATGGTGTGTTCGTCATCCATAATGTGCCCTCAGGGTCCTACGTGGTTGAAATCATCCACCCAGACTACATGTACGAGCCAGTGCGGGTTGAAATCAACTCCAAAGGGAAATACCGCGCGAGGAAAGTGAACTACATACAAACGTCGCAGGTCATACAAGTACCGTATCCATTGCGAATGAAACCTCTGTCGCGATTCAGGTATTTCCAAGTAAGAGAACAATGGCGTCTCACAGATTTCCTGTTTAACCCAATGGTGATCATGATGGTGTTACCGCTTCTCCTAATTATGGTGTTGCCAAAAATGATGAATGATC AGACCAAAGAGGATTTGAAGCAGATAAGCAACCTCACCAAGATGACTGAGATGCCTGAAATGTCAGAGATGTTTACAAACTTGTTCAGCGGAGGAGCTCCTGCCAAGCCTGCAAGTTCTAAAGCAAAACAACTCAAAAAGAGGCAGTAG